The Caldicellulosiruptor changbaiensis genome has a segment encoding these proteins:
- a CDS encoding Asp23/Gls24 family envelope stress response protein encodes MSENIINETTGGVVKIAEEVVAIIAAVAASEVKGVASMVGSWTGNITEALGKKNLAKGVKVQVGEKEAAIDIYITVEYGVRIPEVAWEIQERVKNAVESMTGLKVVEVNIHVQGIKFEKEEQKEGSEE; translated from the coding sequence ATGTCAGAAAATATTATTAATGAGACCACTGGTGGAGTTGTAAAGATTGCTGAAGAGGTTGTGGCAATTATTGCGGCAGTTGCAGCATCAGAGGTAAAAGGCGTTGCCTCAATGGTTGGTTCATGGACGGGTAATATCACAGAAGCACTTGGGAAAAAGAACTTGGCAAAGGGTGTTAAAGTACAAGTTGGAGAAAAGGAAGCAGCAATTGACATCTACATAACAGTAGAGTATGGTGTCAGAATTCCAGAAGTTGCCTGGGAGATACAAGAAAGGGTCAAAAATGCAGTTGAGAGCATGACAGGATTAAAGGTTGTTGAAGTAAATATCCACGTTCAAGGAATAAAATTTGAAAAAGAAGAGCAAAAGGAAGGATCAGAAGAGTAA
- the amaP gene encoding alkaline shock response membrane anchor protein AmaP: MKIGERILLTIFTLIVIVAAIFAILLPLNVFSVDIVQSAVYEYINNPIYGLVPLAIIVMGFAVMFIGIKKKRVRLGIIHTNELGNLVISPKTFESAGYSAIKDIKGIKDATIEIEFDESGVEYHVDALVINDVNIPELTKEVQNAIKNHVETSIGIPVKSVNLHVKDMVAPQTSITHLR, from the coding sequence ATGAAGATTGGTGAGAGAATATTATTAACAATATTTACATTAATAGTTATTGTGGCTGCAATCTTTGCAATATTATTACCTCTTAATGTGTTTAGTGTTGATATAGTACAAAGTGCAGTTTATGAATATATAAACAATCCCATTTATGGACTTGTACCGTTAGCAATTATAGTAATGGGCTTTGCTGTGATGTTTATTGGAATTAAAAAGAAAAGAGTGAGGCTTGGAATAATTCATACCAATGAGCTTGGCAATCTTGTCATATCACCAAAGACATTTGAGTCTGCTGGTTACAGTGCTATAAAGGATATAAAAGGGATAAAGGATGCAACCATTGAGATAGAGTTTGACGAAAGTGGTGTTGAATACCATGTTGATGCACTTGTGATAAATGATGTAAATATACCTGAGTTGACAAAAGAGGTTCAAAATGCTATAAAGAATCATGTTGAAACCTCAATAGGTATTCCGGTTAAAAGTGTGAATTTGCATGTTAAAGATATGGTTGCCCCTCAGACATCCATTACTCATTTGAGGTAG
- a CDS encoding DUF2273 domain-containing protein, with product MKLILEFVLKHIGEVIGGVIGLVFAIFVLIFGFWKALFIFLCIAVGVFIGGRYFEKKKLLEFLDKHLPW from the coding sequence ATGAAATTAATATTAGAATTTGTTTTAAAACATATAGGTGAGGTAATTGGCGGAGTTATAGGACTTGTTTTTGCTATATTTGTTCTAATCTTTGGTTTTTGGAAGGCATTATTTATATTTTTATGTATAGCAGTAGGGGTATTTATTGGTGGTCGCTATTTTGAAAAGAAGAAATTGTTAGAGTTTTTAGACAAACATTTACCATGGTAA
- the nusB gene encoding transcription antitermination factor NusB, whose protein sequence is MHKRRKTRELCMKILYAYRFQNNEYDIIEFLNKFKELNPDENFKEIDEEYLKRLLTGVIRNQQLIDNLIEKYSKDWPLNRIPMVELELMRIAIYELLFEEEIPISVAIDEAVDLSSIFGVEKAPSFVNGILGSIAANEVKRE, encoded by the coding sequence ATGCATAAAAGACGAAAAACAAGAGAGCTTTGTATGAAGATATTATATGCATATAGATTTCAAAATAATGAATATGATATCATCGAGTTTCTAAACAAATTCAAAGAGTTAAATCCAGATGAGAATTTTAAAGAGATAGATGAAGAGTATTTAAAAAGGCTCTTGACAGGCGTTATTCGGAATCAGCAACTCATAGATAATCTTATTGAGAAATATTCTAAGGATTGGCCTTTGAACAGAATTCCAATGGTGGAATTAGAACTTATGCGGATTGCTATTTATGAACTTTTGTTTGAAGAGGAGATTCCCATATCTGTTGCAATAGATGAAGCTGTCGACTTATCGAGTATATTTGGTGTAGAGAAAGCACCAAGCTTTGTAAATGGGATACTTGGCAGCATTGCTGCAAATGAGGTGAAAAGAGAATAA